The following coding sequences lie in one Deltaproteobacteria bacterium genomic window:
- a CDS encoding photosynthetic complex assembly protein PuhC produces MGTHHEQTVPRGALIGAAVLLVATLGLAARARSAHEPTDVAAVGVTSVRELRFEDRPDGAVAVLDAETGKEVGLVNPAEGGFVRGVMRGLFRTRKLESIPPDARFRLIRQRDGGLVIEDPESGHTVNLRSFGDTNHASFARLLEPGAPS; encoded by the coding sequence ATGGGCACACACCACGAACAAACCGTCCCGCGCGGCGCCCTCATCGGTGCCGCGGTCCTGCTGGTCGCGACCCTCGGCCTCGCCGCACGGGCCCGCAGCGCCCATGAACCGACCGACGTCGCCGCGGTCGGCGTCACCAGCGTTCGAGAGCTCCGCTTCGAGGATCGCCCCGACGGCGCCGTCGCGGTGCTGGACGCGGAGACCGGCAAGGAAGTCGGGCTGGTGAATCCCGCCGAGGGCGGCTTCGTGCGCGGGGTGATGCGCGGCTTGTTCCGTACCCGCAAGCTCGAGTCGATCCCGCCCGACGCACGCTTCCGCTTGATTCGACAGCGCGACGGGGGCCTCGTGATCGAGGACCCCGAGAGCGGACATACCGTCAATCTGCGTTCGTTCGGCGACACCAACCATGCGTCGTTCGCCCGCTTGCTCGAGCCCGGGGCACCGTCATGA
- a CDS encoding PH domain-containing protein yields the protein MSAVEHEFEPVPGLPADLPEGEAIVWQGRPQWRMLARRGFKVRWLAAYFAVFVAARTVSTVTSGQWSEGAVQLVAMIAVFSACLGLCQLLAWLAARSTLYTITTHRVVMRIGVALPITWNLPFARIAAADRIQRPEGDGDIVLRLVAPDRVALFHLWPHSQMTGLLRASPTLRAIAEPTMVAARLEEAVRRWSAAHGELTIAAAPIEPRDVADEDRQRIRVAPALASQLQS from the coding sequence ATGAGTGCCGTCGAGCACGAGTTCGAGCCGGTCCCGGGCTTGCCCGCGGATCTCCCCGAGGGCGAAGCCATCGTGTGGCAGGGCCGCCCGCAGTGGCGCATGTTGGCCCGCCGCGGCTTCAAGGTCCGCTGGCTGGCGGCCTACTTCGCGGTCTTCGTCGCCGCGCGCACCGTCTCGACGGTGACGAGCGGGCAGTGGTCGGAGGGTGCCGTGCAGCTCGTGGCCATGATCGCGGTGTTCTCGGCGTGCCTGGGCCTGTGCCAGTTGCTCGCGTGGCTCGCGGCCCGCTCGACGCTGTACACGATCACCACGCACCGCGTGGTGATGCGCATCGGCGTCGCGCTGCCGATCACCTGGAACCTGCCGTTCGCGCGCATCGCCGCGGCGGATCGGATCCAACGGCCCGAGGGCGACGGCGACATCGTGCTGCGACTGGTCGCCCCCGATCGGGTGGCGCTGTTCCACCTCTGGCCGCACTCGCAGATGACGGGCCTGCTCCGCGCTTCGCCGACGCTGCGCGCGATCGCGGAGCCGACCATGGTCGCCGCCCGCCTCGAGGAGGCGGTTCGTCGCTGGAGCGCCGCCCATGGCGAGCTCACGATCGCAGCGGCGCCGATCGAGCCGCGCGACGTCGCCGACGAGGATCGCCAGCGCATTCGCGTGGCTCCGGCGCTCGCATCCCAGCTGCAGTCGTAG
- a CDS encoding DUF3501 family protein encodes MKPVERSEILDYVTYDEQRPQLRAQAIAVKQPRRVQLGEHFTFLFENRDTVRYQVQEMMRAERLVREADIAHELATYNELLGGDGELGCTLLIGIDDEAVRAEKLRAWVGLPAHVHARLADGTKVPASYDPRQIGDDRLSSVQYLKFAVGGRAPVAMVIDLPALQCEVVLDDAQRAALQADLDAG; translated from the coding sequence ATGAAGCCGGTCGAACGCAGCGAGATCCTCGACTACGTCACCTACGACGAGCAGCGCCCGCAGCTGCGCGCGCAGGCCATCGCGGTCAAGCAACCCCGTCGGGTCCAACTCGGCGAGCACTTCACCTTCTTGTTCGAGAACCGCGACACCGTGCGCTACCAGGTGCAGGAGATGATGCGGGCCGAACGACTCGTGCGTGAGGCCGACATCGCCCACGAGCTCGCCACCTACAACGAGCTGCTCGGGGGCGACGGCGAGCTCGGCTGCACGCTGCTCATCGGCATCGACGACGAGGCCGTGCGGGCCGAGAAGCTGCGCGCGTGGGTGGGCCTGCCCGCGCACGTGCACGCCCGCCTCGCTGACGGCACCAAGGTGCCCGCGAGCTACGACCCGCGGCAGATCGGCGACGATCGCCTGAGCTCGGTGCAGTACCTCAAGTTCGCCGTCGGCGGCCGCGCTCCGGTCGCGATGGTCATCGACCTGCCGGCACTGCAGTGCGAGGTCGTGCTCGACGACGCGCAGCGTGCGGCCCTGCAGGCCGATCTCGACGCCGGCTGA
- a CDS encoding DUF3623 domain-containing protein — protein sequence MNACALAVMIVIGAWWLSTGVVLRVVWLPARTQRTSVAVFTALALLGGYAALRASELPTTAGAYLGFAAALLLWGWHEATFLLGAVSGPRKEPGRAGLSGWPRFREATATVIHHELALAATLLVLTAATWGAPNQVATVVFTVLWAMRLSAKLNVFSGVRNISEDFVPAHLRYLTSYFRRRRFNPLMLLSLAAGAVALHVAIGAATSAEASAFAAVQATVVATMIALGVLEHVFLAVPLPDAMLWRWVIRDRDRAAVEPRVAPHRNYS from the coding sequence ATGAACGCGTGCGCGCTCGCGGTGATGATCGTCATCGGCGCCTGGTGGCTCAGCACCGGCGTGGTGCTGCGCGTGGTGTGGTTGCCCGCACGAACCCAGCGCACCAGCGTGGCAGTGTTCACGGCGCTGGCGCTGCTGGGTGGGTACGCGGCCCTGCGCGCGAGCGAACTGCCCACGACCGCCGGGGCCTATCTCGGCTTCGCGGCCGCGCTGCTGCTGTGGGGGTGGCACGAGGCGACGTTCTTGCTCGGTGCGGTCTCGGGTCCGCGCAAGGAGCCGGGCCGCGCCGGCCTCTCCGGCTGGCCCCGCTTCCGCGAGGCCACCGCGACCGTGATCCACCACGAGCTCGCACTCGCGGCGACCTTGTTGGTGCTGACGGCGGCCACCTGGGGCGCCCCCAATCAGGTCGCGACCGTGGTCTTCACCGTGCTGTGGGCCATGCGGCTCTCGGCCAAGCTCAACGTGTTCTCCGGGGTCCGCAACATCTCGGAGGACTTCGTACCCGCCCACCTGCGCTACCTGACCAGCTACTTCCGTCGGCGACGATTCAACCCGCTCATGCTGCTCTCGCTCGCCGCCGGCGCAGTGGCGCTGCACGTCGCGATCGGTGCGGCGACCTCGGCGGAGGCCAGCGCGTTCGCGGCCGTGCAGGCGACCGTGGTGGCCACGATGATCGCGCTCGGCGTGCTCGAGCACGTTTTTCTCGCGGTGCCGCTACCGGACGCGATGCTGTGGCGTTGGGTGATCCGCGACCGCGACCGCGCGGCCGTGGAGCCCCGCGTGGCACCGCATCGCAACTACAGCTGA
- a CDS encoding DUF1552 domain-containing protein encodes MLIKTSRRQVLQMLTAAGVASPLGLMLGRRAMAAGGDVKAMFVYIPDGCIPSLWHPTGGVTDFSLPSMTAPLEAIRDDLVFIRGLDMYAGGATHEGGIAKILTGNGDVSLDLFLGDALGADTPHKSIQLGVATNFQNGSGSWSYIGAGQQVSPQDNPLAAFDSIFGALEQPEDPGPDWPRLRAGSVIDSAIDDVKRLQQRLGSVEKQKLEVHLESLHEVEARIKGTLSGSCTEVVWNTEGFTVLDTDYYPKTWEKEEYFATVGKLQMDLAVLALSCGMTRVASLMWSHPVSPTRLAQLGATAADHDASHYGADLAGPLALDFIAYRRFFCEQLVYLVQQMKAMPDGDGNLLGNAIVMMGTEINDGNNHDHTDMPFVLAGQAGGALETGRSLDLRGAAGGANVAHTKLLVSLAALAGVEVETFGYAEQGPGGLDQL; translated from the coding sequence ATGCTGATCAAGACCTCACGACGACAGGTGCTGCAGATGTTGACCGCCGCCGGCGTGGCCTCGCCGCTGGGGCTGATGCTCGGCCGCCGCGCGATGGCGGCCGGCGGCGACGTCAAGGCGATGTTCGTGTACATCCCCGACGGCTGCATTCCCTCGCTGTGGCACCCCACCGGTGGCGTCACCGACTTCTCGCTGCCGAGCATGACCGCACCGCTCGAGGCGATCCGTGACGACCTGGTGTTCATCCGGGGGCTCGACATGTACGCGGGTGGTGCGACCCACGAAGGCGGCATCGCCAAGATCCTCACCGGCAACGGCGACGTATCGCTCGATCTCTTCCTCGGCGATGCGCTCGGGGCCGACACGCCGCACAAGTCGATCCAGCTCGGTGTCGCGACCAACTTCCAGAATGGCTCGGGCAGCTGGTCGTACATCGGCGCGGGTCAGCAGGTCTCGCCGCAGGACAACCCGTTGGCGGCCTTCGACAGCATCTTCGGCGCGCTCGAGCAGCCCGAGGATCCCGGCCCCGACTGGCCGCGGCTGCGCGCCGGCAGTGTGATCGACAGCGCGATCGACGACGTCAAGCGCCTGCAGCAGAGGCTGGGCAGCGTCGAGAAGCAGAAGCTCGAGGTCCACCTCGAGTCGCTGCACGAGGTCGAGGCCCGCATCAAGGGCACGCTCTCGGGCTCCTGCACCGAGGTGGTGTGGAACACCGAGGGATTCACGGTGCTCGACACCGACTACTACCCGAAGACGTGGGAAAAGGAGGAGTACTTCGCGACGGTCGGCAAGCTGCAGATGGACCTCGCCGTGCTCGCGTTGTCGTGCGGCATGACCCGGGTCGCATCGCTGATGTGGTCGCATCCGGTGAGCCCGACGAGGCTGGCGCAGCTCGGGGCGACGGCCGCGGACCACGATGCCTCGCACTACGGGGCCGATCTCGCGGGACCGCTCGCGCTCGACTTCATCGCCTATCGCCGCTTCTTCTGCGAGCAGCTGGTCTATCTGGTGCAGCAGATGAAGGCGATGCCCGACGGCGACGGCAACCTGCTCGGCAATGCGATCGTCATGATGGGCACCGAGATCAACGACGGCAACAACCACGATCACACCGACATGCCGTTCGTGCTCGCGGGCCAGGCTGGCGGTGCGCTCGAGACCGGACGCTCGCTCGATCTACGCGGTGCCGCCGGCGGTGCCAACGTCGCGCACACCAAGCTCTTGGTGTCGCTCGCCGCACTCGCGGGCGTCGAGGTCGAGACCTTCGGCTACGCCGAGCAGGGGCCGGGCGGGCTCGATCAGCTGTAG
- a CDS encoding helix-turn-helix transcriptional regulator: MKIPTLRTPVEVATALGQRVSALRLARDWRRATLAERAGVGLSTVQRLERSGHITLDNLLKIAAALGRLEEFEALFEAPAARSIDELERASTVKLPKRGRR, encoded by the coding sequence GTGAAGATCCCGACTCTTCGCACACCGGTCGAGGTTGCGACCGCGCTGGGTCAGCGTGTGTCCGCGCTGCGACTGGCCCGCGACTGGCGAAGGGCGACGTTGGCCGAACGTGCCGGTGTGGGTTTGTCGACGGTGCAGCGACTCGAGCGCTCGGGCCACATCACGCTCGACAACCTCCTGAAGATTGCGGCGGCGCTCGGTCGGCTCGAGGAGTTCGAGGCCTTGTTCGAGGCTCCCGCGGCGCGCTCGATCGACGAGCTCGAGCGGGCGAGCACGGTGAAGTTGCCGAAGCGGGGGCGTCGGTGA
- a CDS encoding DUF1592 domain-containing protein, with translation MLGLLGACYRGNEAHEDGAGSAAGDAGDASGSEGADGAATAGDDGSAPVDCEAGAYGPRQLRLLTRREYHQTLLDLLGVEPLSLADVPIDPIVEGFDNNADAEVVTDRHVEAYMGVAEEVATAAIAGGLAIGCMPEDPACAADFVASYGRRAFRRPLTSEEITHYTAQFDPAISEGDFYQGATLALRALLVSPHFLYRFELGEPDGEGNFRLTPHEIATALSYGLWGTTPDDALLAAADDGSLADPEAIDAEVRRMLDDPRARVAFDAFATQWLGTAPLLQVNKDAQIYPAFTPEIREAMAAEQRTFVGHVVFDGEQTMAALLDPGYTFANDALAGFYQLPAPGSAEPTMVPVTDGRRGGLLRLGSVLASHAHPNESAPIKRGAFVRERLLCQPLLPPPPGVNATPPAVDPNATTRERFSQHSADPACAGCHARIDPLGFGFEHYDGVAGYRDTENGLPIDASGKVVDVDGADTELPFDGLAELSSLLAARVEPGHCVVSQYQRFTLGRDPVPADACALDELTAMFDAADGNLYEMLVHQYTAPSFVLRQE, from the coding sequence GTGCTTGGGCTCCTGGGCGCCTGCTATCGAGGCAATGAAGCCCACGAAGACGGCGCGGGCTCGGCCGCGGGCGACGCGGGCGACGCATCGGGTTCCGAGGGCGCCGACGGTGCGGCGACCGCGGGCGATGACGGATCCGCGCCGGTGGATTGCGAGGCCGGAGCCTACGGCCCGCGGCAGCTGCGGCTGCTGACGCGACGCGAGTACCACCAGACGCTGCTCGATCTGCTCGGGGTCGAGCCGCTCTCCCTGGCCGACGTGCCGATTGATCCGATTGTCGAGGGCTTCGACAACAACGCCGACGCCGAGGTCGTCACCGATCGCCACGTCGAGGCCTACATGGGCGTCGCCGAAGAGGTCGCGACCGCGGCGATCGCCGGTGGTCTCGCGATCGGCTGCATGCCGGAGGACCCCGCGTGTGCGGCGGACTTCGTCGCGAGCTACGGTCGGCGCGCGTTCCGGCGCCCGCTGACCAGCGAAGAGATCACCCACTACACCGCGCAGTTCGATCCCGCGATCAGCGAGGGCGACTTCTACCAGGGCGCGACGCTGGCCCTGCGCGCGCTGCTGGTCTCGCCGCACTTCCTCTACCGCTTCGAGCTCGGTGAGCCCGACGGTGAGGGCAACTTCCGCCTCACGCCGCACGAGATCGCGACTGCGCTGTCGTACGGCCTGTGGGGCACGACGCCAGACGACGCCCTGCTCGCGGCGGCCGACGACGGCTCGCTCGCCGATCCCGAGGCCATCGATGCCGAGGTCCGCCGCATGCTCGACGACCCGCGCGCGCGCGTGGCCTTCGATGCGTTCGCGACCCAGTGGCTCGGCACCGCGCCGCTGCTGCAGGTCAACAAGGACGCGCAGATCTACCCCGCGTTCACGCCCGAGATCCGCGAGGCGATGGCGGCGGAGCAGCGCACGTTCGTCGGCCACGTCGTCTTCGACGGCGAGCAGACCATGGCTGCGCTGCTCGACCCCGGCTACACCTTCGCCAACGACGCGCTCGCGGGCTTCTATCAGCTGCCGGCGCCGGGCAGCGCGGAGCCCACGATGGTGCCCGTCACCGACGGCCGCCGCGGCGGCCTGCTCCGCCTCGGGTCGGTGCTCGCCAGCCACGCGCACCCCAACGAGTCGGCGCCGATCAAGCGCGGCGCGTTCGTGCGTGAGCGGCTGCTGTGTCAGCCGCTGCTGCCGCCACCGCCCGGCGTCAATGCGACGCCGCCGGCGGTCGATCCCAACGCGACCACACGCGAGCGCTTCTCGCAGCACTCGGCCGATCCCGCCTGCGCAGGGTGTCACGCCCGCATCGATCCGTTGGGCTTCGGCTTCGAGCACTACGACGGCGTCGCGGGCTATCGCGACACCGAGAACGGGCTGCCGATCGACGCCAGCGGCAAGGTCGTCGACGTCGACGGTGCGGACACCGAGCTGCCCTTCGATGGGCTCGCCGAGCTGTCGTCGTTGCTGGCGGCACGCGTCGAGCCGGGCCACTGCGTGGTGTCGCAGTACCAACGCTTCACACTCGGCCGCGACCCGGTGCCCGCCGACGCGTGTGCGCTCGACGAGCTCACCGCGATGTTCGACGCCGCCGACGGCAACCTCTACGAGATGTTGGTCCACCAGTACACCGCGCCCTCGTTCGTGCTGCGGCAGGAGTGA
- the acsF gene encoding magnesium-protoporphyrin IX monomethyl ester (oxidative) cyclase yields MTATSLPLPPTQTSRFLGQGDAATRVATETTTLSPRFYTTDVDAMNRLSANAIRPQWEALMAEFEADTNRGHFVRGEGWHAELDKLEPALREELLDFMVSSLTAEFSGCILYAELAKKGDNRDLKALFKYMSRDEARHAGFINECLKEFGIHVDMGFLVKAKKYTYFSPKFILYATYLSEKIGYARYIRIFRRLEANPENRFHPIFSKFERWCNDEYRHGEALALLMRGNPSILGGAINRAWMRFFQLAVYATMFVRDHARPEFHRALGVDPEVYGMEVFRIVSEVAKQVFPVRIDVENPAFLAGLRRLQRISARIATAKRGGGLWGKLRAIPLQLAAGATFVRMMFLPTKQHALPEELRVAPTW; encoded by the coding sequence ATGACCGCCACCAGCCTGCCCCTGCCCCCGACACAGACCTCGCGGTTCCTGGGCCAGGGCGACGCCGCGACGCGGGTCGCCACCGAGACCACGACCCTCAGCCCACGCTTCTACACCACCGACGTCGACGCGATGAACCGCCTCTCGGCGAACGCGATCCGGCCGCAGTGGGAGGCGCTCATGGCCGAGTTCGAGGCCGACACCAATCGCGGTCACTTCGTTCGCGGCGAGGGTTGGCACGCGGAGCTCGACAAGCTCGAGCCGGCGCTTCGCGAGGAACTGCTGGACTTCATGGTCAGCTCGCTGACCGCGGAGTTCTCGGGCTGCATCCTCTACGCCGAGCTGGCCAAGAAGGGCGACAATCGCGACCTCAAGGCGCTGTTCAAGTACATGTCGCGCGACGAGGCACGTCACGCGGGGTTCATCAACGAGTGCCTGAAGGAGTTCGGCATCCACGTCGACATGGGCTTCTTGGTCAAGGCCAAGAAGTACACCTACTTCAGCCCCAAGTTCATCCTGTACGCCACGTACCTCTCGGAGAAGATCGGGTACGCGCGATACATCCGGATCTTCCGACGGCTCGAGGCCAACCCCGAGAATCGCTTCCACCCCATCTTCAGCAAGTTCGAGCGTTGGTGCAACGACGAGTATCGGCACGGCGAGGCGCTGGCGTTGTTGATGCGCGGCAACCCGTCGATCCTCGGCGGTGCCATCAATCGTGCGTGGATGCGGTTCTTCCAGCTCGCCGTCTACGCCACCATGTTCGTACGCGACCACGCGCGCCCCGAGTTCCACCGCGCGTTGGGCGTGGACCCCGAGGTCTACGGCATGGAGGTCTTCCGCATCGTCAGCGAGGTCGCCAAGCAGGTGTTCCCGGTGCGGATCGACGTCGAGAACCCGGCCTTCCTCGCGGGCCTGCGTCGCCTCCAGCGCATCAGCGCCCGCATCGCGACCGCCAAGCGCGGCGGCGGACTGTGGGGCAAGCTGCGGGCGATCCCGCTGCAGCTCGCGGCGGGCGCGACCTTCGTGCGGATGATGTTCCTGCCGACCAAGCAACACGCGCTTCCGGAGGAGCTGAGGGTCGCACCGACCTGGTGA
- a CDS encoding type II toxin-antitoxin system HipA family toxin, producing MRLRWSPTHEVGVGTLAEVARGRLVFEYDEAFLATGWALSPWKLPAQAGLVEHGDRSFGPLFGVFDDSLPDGWGLLLMDRWFRSRGVDPSTISVLDRLTYLGRRTMGALTYHPPAESEDSPSRLGLAELAAQAEQLLGSEGEVLPELRRAGGSPGGARPKVVVGVRGSQVLSGVDELPDGWTHWLVKFAIGSDGADEGRLEHAYMRMAEAAGIAVPPHRLFAQARFFGVQRFDREGPSNRVHMHTLGGLLHADFRLPSCDYDQLLRVARALTGDARAVSECFRRMVFNVVAHNRDDHAKNFAFLMDAGGQWSLSPAYDLVFARGPGGEHTMTIDGEGKAPTKGGVLRLGARHGIDRASAQAIIEQVEDAVARWRSLARDSGATAKRVKAIGDAHRTLR from the coding sequence GTGAGGCTGCGTTGGTCACCGACGCACGAGGTCGGGGTGGGCACCCTCGCCGAGGTGGCTCGCGGTCGGCTCGTGTTCGAGTACGACGAGGCGTTCCTCGCCACGGGCTGGGCGCTGTCGCCGTGGAAGCTCCCCGCGCAAGCGGGCCTGGTCGAGCACGGCGACCGCAGCTTCGGCCCACTGTTCGGCGTGTTCGACGACTCGCTGCCCGACGGCTGGGGGTTGCTGCTCATGGATCGATGGTTCCGCAGCCGCGGCGTCGACCCCTCGACGATCTCCGTGCTCGACCGGCTGACGTACCTCGGTCGGCGCACCATGGGCGCACTGACGTACCACCCGCCCGCCGAGTCCGAAGACTCGCCGAGCCGACTCGGGCTCGCCGAACTCGCGGCGCAGGCCGAGCAGCTGCTGGGCTCCGAGGGTGAGGTGCTCCCCGAGCTGCGCCGTGCCGGCGGCTCGCCGGGCGGCGCGCGACCCAAGGTGGTCGTGGGCGTGCGGGGCAGCCAGGTGCTCTCGGGTGTCGACGAGCTCCCCGATGGTTGGACCCACTGGCTCGTGAAGTTCGCGATCGGCAGCGACGGCGCCGACGAGGGGCGACTCGAGCACGCCTACATGCGAATGGCCGAGGCCGCGGGGATCGCCGTGCCGCCCCATCGCTTGTTCGCGCAGGCGCGCTTCTTCGGCGTGCAGCGCTTCGATCGTGAGGGCCCATCGAACCGCGTGCACATGCATACGTTGGGCGGCCTCCTCCACGCCGACTTTCGTCTCCCGTCGTGCGACTACGATCAGTTGCTGCGTGTCGCGCGGGCACTGACCGGGGACGCGCGCGCGGTGAGCGAGTGTTTCCGACGCATGGTGTTCAACGTCGTCGCCCACAACCGCGACGACCACGCCAAGAACTTTGCGTTCCTGATGGACGCCGGCGGTCAGTGGTCGCTCTCGCCGGCCTACGACCTGGTGTTCGCACGGGGCCCGGGCGGTGAGCACACCATGACCATCGACGGCGAGGGCAAGGCGCCGACCAAGGGAGGCGTACTGCGCCTGGGCGCGCGCCACGGGATCGATCGCGCGTCGGCGCAGGCGATCATCGAGCAGGTCGAAGATGCGGTCGCGCGCTGGCGGTCGCTCGCGCGGGACAGCGGCGCGACGGCCAAGCGCGTGAAGGCGATCGGCGATGCCCATCGCACGCTGCGCTAG
- the xrtO gene encoding exosortase O, whose amino-acid sequence MSTPSPAPDVAGASRPRAWVTLAAVVLAWAAAFREPLRVLVLGTSARAQLLDAALVTGIVVLAIRRRGAMSPWPRPALAPLAVTAIAVLGHAAVTLTIHAVVASGIAMVLAAWGLAGLWLPQRRWLQAFPLVLAGVCALPIGPTLDLYVGFPLRMASTRVTHALLAAFIEGDVSMQTVLVIDAGTRGVQVDLPCSGVRSLYCGAIAWAAATWFEHRRVGARWLLASGGFVIALVLTNLARVIALVLLHTHVGPRPTELLHLPLGMAAFSAACAAGWWLLHRVPATPAAAATAIADGRRLPPLLLVVPLLAVATVSPRASAPTQVAVPQLPAWAEPLPLEEGERASTTAHGADALGKWRVSDPTTKVRGQLLLVRSRDWRAHHQPDACHHAAGRAVVDARTVLLAPDVPVRWLALRTPQGPATGVYWFQSSTRVTEDHDARAWASLSGDTQPWVMVSLTLDGARDPDDAELRSFLDVVGHEAAALARSTDEELR is encoded by the coding sequence GTGTCGACCCCCTCGCCCGCCCCTGACGTCGCCGGTGCCTCGCGGCCGCGCGCGTGGGTCACCCTCGCCGCCGTCGTGCTCGCGTGGGCGGCCGCGTTCCGCGAGCCGCTGCGGGTGCTGGTGCTCGGGACCAGCGCGCGCGCACAGCTGCTCGACGCCGCGCTCGTGACCGGCATCGTGGTGTTGGCGATTCGCCGCCGCGGCGCCATGTCGCCGTGGCCGCGCCCGGCCCTCGCGCCGCTGGCGGTGACCGCCATCGCGGTCCTCGGCCACGCGGCCGTCACACTGACGATCCATGCCGTGGTCGCCAGCGGCATCGCGATGGTGCTGGCCGCGTGGGGCCTCGCGGGGCTGTGGCTGCCGCAGCGGCGCTGGCTGCAGGCGTTCCCGCTGGTGCTCGCTGGCGTGTGTGCGCTGCCGATCGGCCCGACGCTGGATCTCTACGTCGGCTTCCCGCTTCGCATGGCGAGCACGCGAGTCACCCACGCGCTGCTGGCAGCGTTCATCGAGGGCGACGTCTCGATGCAGACGGTGCTCGTGATCGACGCGGGCACCCGCGGCGTGCAAGTCGATCTGCCGTGCAGCGGTGTGCGCAGCCTCTACTGCGGGGCGATTGCGTGGGCGGCCGCGACCTGGTTCGAGCACCGCCGCGTGGGCGCACGCTGGCTGCTCGCGAGCGGCGGCTTCGTGATCGCGCTGGTGCTGACCAACCTCGCGCGGGTCATCGCGCTGGTCCTGCTGCACACCCACGTCGGCCCGCGGCCCACCGAGTTGCTGCACCTGCCGCTCGGCATGGCCGCGTTCTCGGCGGCCTGCGCAGCGGGCTGGTGGTTGCTGCACCGCGTGCCCGCGACGCCGGCTGCCGCGGCCACGGCGATCGCCGACGGCCGACGCCTACCGCCGCTTCTGCTCGTGGTGCCGCTGTTGGCCGTCGCGACGGTGTCACCCCGCGCGTCCGCGCCGACGCAGGTCGCGGTACCGCAGCTGCCGGCCTGGGCCGAGCCGCTGCCGCTCGAGGAGGGCGAGCGCGCCTCGACCACGGCCCACGGCGCCGATGCGCTCGGCAAGTGGCGCGTCAGCGATCCAACCACCAAGGTCCGCGGTCAGCTGCTGCTGGTGCGCAGCCGTGACTGGCGCGCGCATCACCAGCCCGACGCGTGCCACCACGCCGCCGGCCGTGCGGTCGTCGACGCGCGCACCGTCTTGCTCGCGCCCGACGTGCCGGTGCGATGGCTCGCGCTGCGGACCCCGCAGGGTCCCGCGACCGGCGTGTACTGGTTCCAGTCGAGCACCCGCGTCACCGAAGACCACGACGCGCGCGCGTGGGCCTCGCTGTCGGGCGACACGCAGCCGTGGGTGATGGTCTCGCTGACGCTCGACGGCGCGCGCGATCCCGACGACGCCGAGCTACGCAGCTTCTTGGATGTGGTCGGCCACGAGGCCGCCGCGCTCGCCCGCTCCACCGACGAGGAACTCCGATGA